The sequence TACCCCCGGAAGCCAAGCAGCATCTATTCACCGAGTATTTCACCACCAAGCACAACGGAACAGGCTTGGGGCTCACCATCGTGAAGCAGCTCATTGAAAACTACGGCGGAACCATATCCTTTGAATCGGTGCAGGGGCAGGGAACAATATTCCGTGTCCGCTTCCCCGTTGTGTCGGAATGCGAATGCGCCGCCGATCTGGAAAATGAAAAGAAAGCCTGATCAAAACATATAATTTGCCTGCACTACCGATATTTGCTATAAATGCAGATGGACTGCGCACTTGAACTCAAAACCCTTTTAAGCCGGTCAGAGAGAACGGTTTTCTTTTCCGGAGCAGGTATAAGCACGGAAAGCGGAATACCTGATTACCGCACGCCGGGAAAAGGGCTCTGGGCTAATCTCGCGTCCGAAGACTATCTCAACATAGACTCCTTCACCGCTAATCCCGAAAAATTTTACACACTCTTTGCGCCGCTGTTTGATGTATTTAAAAACGCGCTCCCCAACAATGCCCATGCCTTCATCGCTAAGCGGGAGGCAGAGGGAAAAACTATAAGCGTTATCACCCAGAACATAGACGGACTCCACCAAAAAGCGGGCTCAAACAAGGTGCATGAGCTGCACGGCTCCCTCATGACCTCCCGCTGCATGCACTGCGAGGAGGAGATGGCGACAACGAGAGTCTTCCGCATTCTCTCCAAGGGCGGGAACCCGCCGAAATGCCCCGTGTGCGGCGGCGTTATGCGCCCGAACGTGATCTTCTTCGGGGAGATGCTGCCCCCCGCCGTGATGGACAGCGCCGTGAAGGATTCCATGAG is a genomic window of Geovibrio thiophilus containing:
- a CDS encoding SIR2 family NAD-dependent protein deacylase codes for the protein MQMDCALELKTLLSRSERTVFFSGAGISTESGIPDYRTPGKGLWANLASEDYLNIDSFTANPEKFYTLFAPLFDVFKNALPNNAHAFIAKREAEGKTISVITQNIDGLHQKAGSNKVHELHGSLMTSRCMHCEEEMATTRVFRILSKGGNPPKCPVCGGVMRPNVIFFGEMLPPAVMDSAVKDSMSCDLFIVTGSSLSVMPAAMLPGYAKSSGAKVVIINRMPTPYDSMADLVINGSLGEVFKSSEVG